The Curtobacterium herbarum genome contains the following window.
GGACGGGGACGCCGTCACCGCGTGGCTGGTGACCACGGTCCGACGCCGGAGCTTCGATCGGCTGCGGAGCGCCGCGGTGCGGTACCGGACGCAGCTCGACGACTCCGTTCCCGCCGCCACCGAAGACGCACCGGGTGCCGTCGCCGAACGGACCTCACTGGTCGCAGCGGCACAGCGGATCCTCGACGGCATGGCGCCGGTACAGCGCCGGTGCTGGGAGTTGCGCCACCTCGAGCACCGCTCCTACGCCGAGATCGCCGAAGCCCTGGACTTGCCGCAGTCGACGGTCCGCGGGCAGATCGCTCGTGCCCGATCCGTGATCGCGCACTCGCTCGTCCTCTGGCGCTGACGGGCACAGGTGCAGAGTCGGTTCGCGACGTGCCGTGACCGGTGGCGTCCGGACTGCACGAGGACCCGGTTCCCCGAGCTTGCAGCCCTCTCATGGCCGCCAGGCGCTGCCGGCCCTAGCCTCGACTGGCCAGACGATCGTCTGGCGAATCGAGTTCTGGGAAGGAACCCGTCCATGCGTCATGCTCCTCGCCCGCGCTGGTCCACAGCGTTGTTGATCACCGGTGGAGTCCTCACGGCTGCGTCGCTCGCCGTCGGGGCCGCCGGGCCGCTTCCGGCAGCACACGCCGACACCGGCACGTCGGTCGGGTCCGCTGTGGCCGCCTCCTCGTCGTCCCGTGGCCTGCACTACGTGGCGCTCGGGGACTCGTACGCCTCCGGGTTCGGCGTGGCGCCCTACGGTTCGGGTCCCGCGGCCGGCTGCGCGCAGTCCACGACCGACTACCCGCACCAGGTCGCGTCCTCCCTGGGACTCCGACTCGACGACCGGAGCTGCGCGGGCGCGACGACCGCCAACGTCACCCGGGTGCCGCAGCCGACCGGTGCGGGGAACGTCACCGCCGCCCCGCAGGTCGCTGCGCTGTCCGCGAGCACCGACGTCGTCACGATCTCGATCGGCGGCAACGACCTGGGCTTCACCGACGTCGTCACGAACTGCATCGCGCTCGGCCAGGACGGTCCCCTGTTCTCCGACATCAACGGCGTGAGCTACGACCACTGCAAGGACCACTACGCCCCGGTGGTCCACGGTGTCGAGCGTGACCGGCTCGCCGCACGCATCAAGAACACGGTCGCGCCGCGGCTCGCACAGACCTTCCGGACGATCGCGCAGCGCGCGCCGCGGGCGAAGGTGTTCGTCGTCGGGTACCCGATGATCGCGCCGGACGCGGCCCAGTCCCCGAAGGGCTGCTTCTCGAGCATCATCGGTGACTCCGGGCTCGAGCCGCCGTTCCCGCAGAACTCGTTCCCGTTCACCGGCACCGACACCGCGTACTTCCACAAGACCGAGGCGGAGCTCGACGGAGCGATCCAGTCAGCGGCGCAGGCTCGTGGGTTCACCTACGTCTCGACGTTCGACGGGTCGTCCGCCCACACCGCGTGCGCCTCGGCGGGCTCGGCCTGGATCGCCGGGCTCACCCTGACGGACCACCCGGACCCGGCGAACAGCACGAAGCTAGGTGACACGGGCTACGG
Protein-coding sequences here:
- a CDS encoding SGNH/GDSL hydrolase family protein, which produces MRHAPRPRWSTALLITGGVLTAASLAVGAAGPLPAAHADTGTSVGSAVAASSSSRGLHYVALGDSYASGFGVAPYGSGPAAGCAQSTTDYPHQVASSLGLRLDDRSCAGATTANVTRVPQPTGAGNVTAAPQVAALSASTDVVTISIGGNDLGFTDVVTNCIALGQDGPLFSDINGVSYDHCKDHYAPVVHGVERDRLAARIKNTVAPRLAQTFRTIAQRAPRAKVFVVGYPMIAPDAAQSPKGCFSSIIGDSGLEPPFPQNSFPFTGTDTAYFHKTEAELDGAIQSAAQARGFTYVSTFDGSSAHTACASAGSAWIAGLTLTDHPDPANSTKLGDTGYGLLFGSLHPNAAGVAYLRDQTVAAITRAHGHTHG
- a CDS encoding RNA polymerase sigma factor, encoding MPTTTLHDTRPASTDVIVLPTRQRIRAGTQQPHTPEARVAPAPRAGVADQAFAAIVARNSALLRAVAVRILRGSSDADDVVQETFIAAWSHLDVTQDGDAVTAWLVTTVRRRSFDRLRSAAVRYRTQLDDSVPAATEDAPGAVAERTSLVAAAQRILDGMAPVQRRCWELRHLEHRSYAEIAEALDLPQSTVRGQIARARSVIAHSLVLWR